In Mercurialis annua linkage group LG5, ddMerAnnu1.2, whole genome shotgun sequence, a single genomic region encodes these proteins:
- the LOC126679904 gene encoding delta(24)-sterol reductase, whose protein sequence is MSDLEAPLRPKRKKVLVDYFIQFRWILVIFVVLPISFTIYFLIYLGDVKSAMKSYKQRQKEHDANVAKVVKRLKQRNPSKDGLVCTARKPYIAVGMRNVDYKRARHFEVDLSAFRHILDIDRERMIAKVEPLVNMGQISRATCPMNLALAVVAELDDLTVGGLINGYGIEGSSHLYGLFSDTVVAYEIVMADGKVVRATKDNEYSDLFYAIPWSQGTLGLLVSAEIKLISIKEYMRLTYKPVQGNLQEIAQAYVDSFAPRDLDQDNPEKVPDFVEGMIYSPTEGVMMTGRYASKEEAKKKGNKINSVGWWFKPWFYQHAQTALKKGEFVEYIPTREYYHRHTRCLYWEGKLILPFGDQWWFRFLLGWLMPPKVSLLKATQGEAIRNYYHDNHVIQDMLVPLYKVGDGLEWVHREMEVYPIWLCPHRLFKLPVKTMVYPEAGFEHERRQGDTPYAQMYTDIGVYYAPGPVLRGEEYDGAEAVRKLESWLIDNHGFQPQYAVSELNEKDFWRMFDAGLYEQCRKKYGAVGTFMSVYYKSKKGRKTEKEVQDAERAHLETAYAEED, encoded by the exons ATGTCAGATCTTGAAGCCCCCCTGCGCCCCAAGAGGAAGAAGGTGCTCGTCGACTACTTTATTCAGTTCCGATGGATTCTCGTTATTTTCGTCGTCCTCCCCATCTCTTTTACCATTTACTTCCTCATTTATCTCGGGGATGTTAAGTCCGCCATGAAGTCTTATAAGCAGCGCCAGAAGGAACATGATGCCAATGTTGCTAAGGTGGTGAAGCGCCTCAAGCAGAGGAACCCTTCGAAAGATGGTCTTGTATGCACTGCCCGTAAGCCTTATATCGCTGTCGGAATGCGGAATGTAGACTATAAGCGGGCTCGCCACTTTGAAGTTGATTTATCGGCTTTCCGTCATATTCTCGACATTGATAGGGAGAGAATGATTGCGAAAGTTGAGCCCCTTGTGAACATGGGGCAGATCAGCAGGGCTACTTGCCCGATGAATCTTGCACTTGCAGTCGTTGCTGAGCTCGATGATCTTACTGTCGGAGGGCTCATCAATGGTTACGGAATTGAAGGGAGTTCTCATTTATATGGCTTGTTCTCTGACACTGTTGTAGCTTATGAAATTGTTATGGCAGATGGTAAAGTTGTTAGAGCTACCAAGGACAATGAATATTCAGATCTTTTCTATGCCATCCCTTGGTCTCAAGGGACACTTGGGCTACTCGTCTCCGCTGAGATTAAGCTTATATCCATTAAAGAGTACATGAGGCTTACTTACAAACCTGTACAGGGTAACTTGCAAGAGATCGCGCAGGCTTATGTGGACTCTTTTGCACCCAGAGATCTCGACCAGGATAATCCGGAGAAGGTTCCAGATTTTGTGGAAGGCATGATTTATTCTCCCACTGAAGGTGTGATGATGACAGGGAGATATGCGTCCAAGGAAGAGGCCAAGAAGAAGGGCAACAAAATTAACAGTGTTGGTTGGTGGTTTAAACCTTGGTTCTACCAGCACGCACAGACCGCGTTGAAGAAAGGAGAGTTTGTGGAGTACATTCCGACTAGGGAGTATTACCATAGGCACACCAGATGTTTGTACTGGGAGGGGAAGCTTATCCTTCCATTCGGCGATCAATGGTGGTTTAGGTTTCTCTTGGGCTGGTTGATGCCTCCAAAGGTTTCACTGCTGAAAGCTACCCAGGGGGAAGCAATCAGGAACTACTACCATGATAACCATGTCATTCAAGATATGCTTGTTCCTCTTTACAAGGTCGGGGATGGCCTAGAGTGGGTCCACAGAGAGATGGAG GTATATCCGATTTGGCTGTGCCCACACAGATTGTTCAAACTGCCCGTGAAAACTATGGTGTATCCGGAGGCAGGATTTGAGCATGAGCGGAGACAGGGCGACACTCCATATGCTCAAATGTACACAGATATTGGAGTTTATTATGCACCGGGACCAGTGTTGAGAGGTGAGGAGTATGATGGTGCTGAGGCAGTGCGTAAATTGGAGAGCTGGTTGATCGATAACCATGGCTTCCAGCCACAATATGCAGTTTCGGAGCTGAATGAGAAGGATTTCTGGAGAATGTTCGATGCAGGACTCTACGAGCAGTGCAGGAAGAAGTATGGAGCTGTGGGAACGTTCATGAGCGTATACTACAAGTCGAAGAAAGGAAGGAAGACGGAGAAAGAGGTGCAAGATGCGGAACGAGCCCACCTCGAAACAGCTTATGCAGAAGAAGATTAA